A genomic segment from Daphnia carinata strain CSIRO-1 chromosome 1, CSIRO_AGI_Dcar_HiC_V3, whole genome shotgun sequence encodes:
- the LOC130691716 gene encoding uncharacterized protein LOC130691716: protein MALLTRFIRLPDRANTHVFTFVVTRSVTRDLHRDVTSKEFSYGYHRWAITFSRAGKVLGVYLVWRNPSEGMRVYIDFSFTLLNREHFSANETFSGRQIKFTFDSPAQGNRRYIPVDDLYERNFTDANGEFQLELTVANPRTLYETDLRLPVGSPGSSSSSTTSLATGGSHQRSASPLPSHHQHHQHHHHHLGGSTGNLSTLVQQQNHVSHHNSGHHGSLHLHGHHHNATQLPKTTKLETTYFAFGGFDWNLSVVMEPYSVTAATSAAGLTLNLAAQLAGNPDRDSPSHRNRNCQLLAGGVDPVPASIAGVLSDHVGNGTLALRLRRLTGVDHRSRSRYYISVGEGDRRLSSGLMDDVSDAEGAGSVWCPRVRIQDVAPKGVLRLMVELVSANTLSETIITLAPNNQTGTPGGIGGLSAGTCYDRDKQAWSFEADTHSENATLRVRVVYRDVRNVPRNHIRYVSWQAAMLRPNNKVSQYDAVPFSSPHYSNYYVQEEADDGVVMESSVPAKDLLKTANGYVSDKQQLRVQVEWDETLLLFQATYHKYDDVGRIHNYQMRKEISALQSENYSLERQLFSYQRSLAMAQARNGVQPQGPSDDNTPSSSANGEYPPSHREHSHRDFFARRDESSDTEYA from the exons ATGGCTCTGCTGACGCGTTTCATCCGGCTTCCGGATCGAGCCAACACGCACGTGTTTACGTTCGTCGTGACCCGCTCCGTCACGCGCGACCTCCATCGCGACGTCACGTCCAAAGAGTTTAGCTACGGCTACCACAGGTGGGCCATCACCTTTTCACGGGCCGGAAAGGTCCTCGGCGTCTACCTCGTCTGGCGCAATCCCTCCGAG GGAATGCGCGTGTACATTGATTTCTCGTTCACGTTACTCAACCGGGAGCATTTTAGCGCTAATGAGACGTTCAGTGGTCGGCAGATCAAGTTCACGTTCGACTCGCCGGCGCAAGGCAACCGCCGCTACATACCCGTCGACGATTTGTACGAACGCAATTTCACGGACGCCAACGGCGAGTTCCAGCTTGAACTGACCGTCGCCAACCCGCGGACACTTTACGAAACGGATCTGAGGCTTCCGGTGGGCTCGCCCGGCTCGTCTTCATCGTCAACGACATCGTTGGCAACAGGCGGCAGTCATCAGCGTTCCGCTTCGCCTCTGCCTTCGCACCATCAACACCATCagcatcaccaccatcacctCGGCGGAAGCACGGGCAATCTGTCGACGTTGGTCCAGCAACAGAATCACGTTTCTCATCACAACAGTGGCCATCATGGCTCACTTCATCTACACGGCCACCACCACAATGCGACGCAGTTGCCGAAAACGACGAAATTGGAGACGACATATTTTGCTTTTGGCGGATTCGATTGGAACTTGTCGGTCGTGATGGAGCCTTACTCGGTGACTGCCGCCACATCTGCAGCTGGTCTCACGCTCAACCTGGCCGCTCAACTGGCCGGCAATCCAGATCGAGACAGTCCGTCGCACAGAAACAGAAACTGCCAATTATTGGCCGGTGGCGTTGATCCAGTTCCGGCTTCCATAGCGGGGGTCTTGAGTGATCACGTCGGCAACGGAACGCTGGCGCTCCGTCTGAGGCGATTGACGGGCGTGGACCACCGCAGCCGCTCACGCTACTATATTTCAGTGGGCGAAGGCGACCGACGCCTCTCGTCCGGTTTGATGGACGACGTTTCCGACGCCGAGGGGGCCGGCTCTGTCTGGTGTCCGAGGGTGCGCATTCAGGACGTTGCACCCAAAGGAGTGCTCCGGCTCATGGTGGAACTCGTGTCGGCCAACACGCTCAGCGAGACCATCATCACGCTGGCGCCCAACAACCAAACGGGCACGCCGGGCGGCATTGGAGGCCTCTCGGCCGGCACTTGCTACGACCGCGACAAACAGGCTTGGTCTTTCGAGGCCGATACCCATTCGGAGAACG ccACTCTGAGAGTTCGCGTTGTCTATCGCGACGTCCGCAACGTGCCACGCAATCATATCAG GTACGTGAGCTGGCAGGCGGCCATGTTACGACCCAACAATAAAGTCAGCCAATACGACGCCGTCCCGTTCTCCAGCCCGCACTACTCCAACTACTACGTCCAAGAGGAAGCTGATGATGGCGTCGTCATGGAGTCTTCAGTGCCGGCCAAAGAC TTGTTGAAGACGGCCAACGGCTACGTCAGCGACAAGCAGCAGCTTCGCGTCCAGGTGGAGTGGGACGAGACACTCTTGCTGTTCCAAGCGACTTACCACAAGTACGACGACGTCGGACGCATCCACAACTACCAAATGAG GAAGGAGATAAGCGCCTTGCAATCGGAAAATTACAGCCTTGAAAGGCAATTGTTCAGCTACCAGCGGAGTCTGGCGATGGCCCAGGCGCGGAACGGCGTCCAGCCGCAAGGTCCATCCGACGACAACACGCCTTCGTCGTCGGCCAACGGCGAGTACCCGCCGTCGCATCGCGAACACTCGCATCGGGATTTCTTTGCGCGCCGCGACGAGTCATCCGACACGGAATACGCGTAA
- the LOC130691750 gene encoding syntaxin-17-like: MSKINTSFRVNIYDLPLNRFATIALPQYLQQLQQHQSNLHEYKSNRNWNKLRTEQLKGQQVAAQLEAALLELEGVAQQLTSDDEIEFEKRVRPYKNQALNAIRILKQNADNFNEGFEPLTSEEGQKKQLELIKETVLPEEIEVEQRKVQFETYQNLQKDIEELHDLFSEFSHQVNTQETTVSNIEENVEAALEDVKEGQQNLAKAARFKTTLYPFTGALIGTCIGGPIGLLAGLKIGGLAALGGTVLGFASGRGLKRWQESAVNESANSLTRSPSTPMNLGNSTQSGKLSCSVSFKED, translated from the exons ATGTCGAAGATTAACACATCTTTCAGAGTAAACATATATGATTTACCTCTGAATCGTTTTGCAACAATAGCCTTACCCCAGTATCTTCAGCAACTTCAACAACATCAATCCAACCTACATGAA TATAAAAGCAACAGAAATTGGAACAAGCTAAGAACCGAGCAGTTAAAAGGACAACAGGTTGCAGCCCAATTAGAAGCTGCATTACTGGAGTTAGAAGGAGTTGCACAACAACTGACATCAGACGATGAGATAGAGTTTGAAAAGAGAGTCAGGCCATATAAAAATCAAGCGCTAAATGCAAttagaattttaaaacaaaatgcagATAATTTCAATGAAGGCTTTGAGCCACTCACATCCGAGGAAGGTCAAAAGAAACAGTTAGAGCTAATTAAAGAAACTGTTTTACCAGAAGAAATTGAGGTTGAGCAACGGAAAGTACAATTCGAGACATATCAAAACTTGCAAAAAGATATTGAAGAGTTGCATGACTTATTTTCAGAGTTTTCACATCAAGTCAAT ACTCAAGAAACGACAGTCTCCAACATTGAAGAGAATGTGGAAGCAGCTCTAGAAGATGTTAAAGAAGGACAACAGAATTTGGCGAAGGCTGCAAGATTTAAAACAACTCTTTACCCATTCACAGGAGCGCTAATCGGAACGTGCATTGGTGGTCCTATTGGGCTTCTCGCGGGACTCAAAATTGGGGGTCTTGCAGCACTTGGAGGAACGGTATTAGGCTTTGCTAGTGGTCGCGGTCTGAAGAGATGGCAAGAATCGGCAGTCAATGAATCAGCAAATAGCTTAACGAGAAGTCCATCAACCCCTATGAATTTAGGAAATAGTACCCAGTCTGGAAAGCTTTCATGCTCTGTTAGCTTTAAAGAAGATTAA